In the genome of Anomalospiza imberbis isolate Cuckoo-Finch-1a 21T00152 chromosome 29, ASM3175350v1, whole genome shotgun sequence, one region contains:
- the LOC137463541 gene encoding feather keratin 1, with the protein MSCYDLCRPCGPTPLANSCNEPCVRQCQDSRVVIQPSPVVVTLPGPILSSFPQNTAVGSSTSAAVGSILSEEGVPINSGGFGLSGLSGLGGRYCGRRCLPC; encoded by the coding sequence ATGTCCTGCTACGACCTGTGCCGGCCCTGCGGCCCCACCCCGCTGGCCAACAGCTGCAACGAGCCCTGTGTCCGGCAGTGCCAGGACTCCCGTGTGGTCATCCAGCCCTCACCCGTGGTGGTCACCCTGCCCGGGCctatcctcagctccttcccccagaacaCCGCCGTGGGATCCTCCACCTCCGCCGCCGTGGGCAGCATCCTGAGCGAGGAGGGAGTGCCCATCAACTCAGGTGGCTTTGGGCTCTCGGGGCTCTCTGGCCTTGGTGGCCGCTACTGCGGCCGCAGGTGCCTGCCCTGCTAG
- the LOC137463548 gene encoding feather beta keratin-like codes for MPHVLPVPSAGAPPATAMSCYDLCRPCGPTPLANSCNEPCVRQCQDSRVIIEPSPVVVTLPGPILSSFPQNTAVGSSTSAAVGSILSESGVPINSGGFGLSGLSGLGGRYCGRRCLPC; via the coding sequence ATGCCTCACGTTCTGCCTGTGCCTTCTGCAGGTGCTCCTCCAGCCACAGCCATGTCCTGCTACGACCTGTGCCGGCCCTGCGGCCCCACCCCGCTGGCCAACAGCTGCAACGAGCCCTGTGTCCGGCAGTGCCAGGACTCCCGGGTCATCATCGAGCCGTCCCCTGTGGTGGTCACCCTGCCCGggcccatcctcagctccttcccccagaacaCCGCCGTGGGATCCTCCACCTCCGCCGCTGTGGGCAGCATCCTGAGCGAGTCCGGGGTCCCCATCAACTCGGGTGGCTTTGGGCTCTCAGGGCTCTCTGGCCTTGGTGGCCGCTACTGCGGCCGCAGGTGCCTGCCCTGCTAG